The following coding sequences are from one Lipingzhangella halophila window:
- a CDS encoding type II secretion system F family protein: MTSMAISAVSGALVAGGLYLAVLTASAAASASSVVARTRSSLARLRRRDAVVRLGGALVAGLAVGVATGWPVAAVLAAAALWWLPPVLGPDVATRRATERIDAVATWTELLGDEISGAAGLHQAIAASAQAAPAAIREEVTDLDRRLREGEDAEVALAQFARRVGVPTADLVAVSLATGLSGHASDLGAYLARLAETARERSIMLARIAASRARLRSSVRIIVAVTVVMASGLVVFTPDFLTPYDSVAGQLVLALVGAIWAVSLSAMARMAHPDLGQRILTVEGGAT; the protein is encoded by the coding sequence ATGACGAGCATGGCGATCAGCGCGGTCAGCGGGGCACTGGTGGCGGGAGGGCTGTACCTGGCCGTGCTCACCGCGAGCGCAGCCGCCTCCGCCTCCTCGGTGGTAGCGCGCACACGATCGAGTCTGGCGCGGCTCCGTCGCCGCGACGCCGTCGTGCGTCTCGGGGGCGCGCTTGTGGCCGGGCTGGCGGTCGGTGTGGCCACAGGATGGCCCGTGGCGGCCGTGTTGGCCGCCGCCGCCCTGTGGTGGCTGCCGCCCGTGCTGGGGCCCGACGTGGCCACCCGTCGCGCCACGGAGCGCATCGACGCGGTCGCCACCTGGACCGAACTGCTCGGTGATGAGATCTCTGGGGCCGCGGGTCTGCACCAGGCGATCGCGGCCAGTGCTCAGGCCGCCCCCGCAGCGATTCGTGAGGAGGTCACGGATCTGGACCGTCGCCTGCGCGAGGGCGAGGACGCCGAGGTGGCCCTGGCGCAGTTCGCACGGCGCGTTGGCGTGCCCACCGCGGACCTGGTCGCGGTGAGCCTGGCGACCGGGCTGTCTGGGCACGCCTCCGACCTGGGCGCCTATCTGGCGCGTCTGGCTGAGACGGCACGGGAGCGCTCGATCATGCTCGCGCGTATCGCTGCGAGCCGGGCGCGCCTGCGCTCCTCGGTGCGCATCATCGTGGCCGTCACCGTCGTCATGGCCTCCGGATTGGTCGTGTTCACCCCGGATTTCCTGACCCCTTATGACAGTGTGGCCGGCCAACTGGTGCTGGCGCTGGTGGGAGCGATCTGGGCGGTGTCCTTGTCGGCCATGGCGCGCATGGCACACCCCGACCTGGGCCAACGGATCCTCACTGTTGAAGGAGGGGCCACATGA
- a CDS encoding CpaF family protein: protein MSETTHRRAEAEDTDLDHATVEQVTAEVTRRLVAAATDDEAAGRAPLSGGAFRNRAAEVLSAVLEENARTTIARGQMPLGRDHEERLRRTVLARVSGLGPLEELLAEPGVQDINIIGGQVFMRFTDGRREQRPPIAANDSELIALVRRLAAESAGGERRWDASAPLLNVQLPAGQRLAAVMDVSHAPAVAIRCHDSRRMSLRHLHERGMVDDLARQLLAAATQARLNMIISGATGAGKTTLLRAIASYIPAHERLVTIEDTFELGLHHDDEAHPECVALQARPPNLEGVGEISMADHMRHALRMSPDRVIVGETRGPETLAVLTAMSMGTDGSLATIHASSAQDVMTKIAAYTAQSPERLGREATSLLVAAAQPLIVHIYSRPNGVRMVTSVREVVGAEGGQVASNEIYRRDPATGQRRLAAPPSERVAQALQEAGLDPRVLSEHGWAR from the coding sequence ATGAGCGAGACGACGCACCGGCGCGCAGAGGCCGAGGACACCGACCTGGACCACGCCACGGTCGAGCAGGTGACCGCTGAGGTCACGCGGCGCCTGGTGGCAGCAGCCACCGACGATGAGGCGGCCGGGCGAGCCCCCCTCTCCGGGGGCGCATTCCGCAACCGGGCGGCCGAAGTGCTCTCCGCAGTGCTGGAGGAGAACGCCCGCACCACGATCGCGCGTGGGCAAATGCCGCTGGGCCGCGATCACGAGGAGCGGCTGCGCCGTACGGTACTGGCCCGTGTCAGCGGGCTGGGGCCGCTGGAGGAACTACTGGCCGAGCCCGGAGTGCAGGACATCAACATCATCGGTGGCCAGGTGTTCATGCGCTTCACCGACGGCCGGCGCGAGCAACGCCCGCCCATCGCCGCCAACGACAGCGAACTCATCGCGCTCGTGCGACGCCTGGCCGCGGAATCAGCCGGAGGCGAGCGCCGATGGGACGCCTCCGCGCCGCTGCTGAACGTGCAACTGCCCGCAGGGCAGCGTCTAGCCGCCGTCATGGACGTCTCCCACGCCCCGGCTGTGGCGATCCGCTGCCACGACTCGCGACGGATGTCGCTGCGCCACCTCCACGAGCGCGGCATGGTCGATGACCTGGCGCGGCAACTCCTGGCCGCAGCCACACAAGCACGACTCAACATGATCATCTCCGGAGCGACCGGCGCGGGCAAAACCACGCTCCTGCGCGCGATCGCGAGCTATATCCCCGCCCACGAACGCCTCGTCACCATCGAGGACACGTTCGAGCTGGGGCTGCACCACGACGACGAGGCCCATCCGGAATGTGTGGCACTGCAGGCCCGACCGCCCAATCTGGAAGGGGTCGGTGAGATCAGCATGGCCGATCACATGCGCCATGCGCTGCGCATGTCCCCGGACCGGGTGATCGTCGGTGAGACGCGCGGCCCCGAGACACTCGCGGTGCTCACCGCGATGAGCATGGGCACCGACGGGTCCCTGGCCACCATCCACGCCAGCAGCGCCCAGGATGTCATGACCAAGATTGCGGCCTACACCGCCCAGTCCCCCGAACGGCTCGGCCGTGAGGCCACCAGCCTGCTGGTTGCCGCAGCCCAGCCGCTGATCGTGCACATCTACTCCCGCCCCAATGGAGTGCGCATGGTGACCAGTGTCCGTGAGGTGGTCGGCGCGGAGGGCGGCCAGGTGGCCTCCAACGAGATCTATCGACGCGACCCGGCCACAGGTCAGCGTCGTCTGGCCGCACCGCCCAGCGAGCGGGTGGCCCAGGCCCTGCAGGAGGCTGGGCTCGACCCGCGCGTGCTCAGCGAACACGGGTGGGCGCGATGA
- a CDS encoding SAF domain-containing protein — MRPAKGASPGGGESSQLRLAAPRRQWMRHAGAAAVIALGAGIGVGWDALSQEERVPVVTAATDLPAGHVLGDDDIAVAHVTGMDSAHVVDAREADVAGQRLALPVAEGAPLSEGVLGSEAAFPGANEAVVAAALAPGALPASASEGSHVAIITDASGQAPQPGDENAGEPSQSSGDHGRAVDGRVHTIEKSEDAEPGVDAVVELVVSAGDAAHVARAAGEQTLRLVVVAEEGT, encoded by the coding sequence GTGAGACCAGCGAAGGGGGCGTCACCCGGAGGAGGCGAGTCCAGCCAGTTGCGATTGGCGGCCCCGCGTCGCCAGTGGATGAGGCATGCGGGCGCGGCGGCGGTCATCGCCCTGGGGGCAGGCATCGGGGTGGGATGGGATGCGCTGAGCCAGGAGGAGCGTGTTCCTGTGGTCACGGCCGCTACTGACCTTCCTGCTGGCCACGTGCTTGGTGACGACGACATTGCGGTGGCCCACGTCACGGGCATGGATTCCGCCCACGTGGTGGATGCGCGCGAGGCCGACGTTGCGGGGCAGCGCCTCGCGCTACCGGTCGCCGAAGGGGCTCCCTTAAGCGAGGGCGTTCTGGGATCCGAGGCGGCGTTTCCGGGCGCGAACGAGGCGGTCGTGGCGGCCGCGTTAGCCCCGGGAGCGTTGCCCGCCTCGGCGAGCGAGGGTTCCCACGTGGCCATCATCACTGACGCCTCCGGGCAGGCCCCCCAACCCGGCGATGAGAACGCCGGGGAGCCGTCGCAGAGTTCTGGCGACCACGGGCGCGCCGTTGACGGGCGAGTGCACACCATCGAGAAAAGCGAGGACGCAGAACCAGGCGTGGATGCTGTGGTGGAGCTCGTCGTCTCTGCTGGCGACGCGGCCCACGTCGCGCGCGCCGCTGGAGAGCAAACGCTGCGGCTGGTGGTCGTCGCGGAGGAGGGGACCTGA
- a CDS encoding ATP-binding protein, giving the protein MTVAAELVANAITHSHSWVVTVELRTAHGVELVVTDEGGRPSHPHRCDDVLATHTHGRGLAIVDALASAWGVNGDEHGRSVWAWFLPQERA; this is encoded by the coding sequence GTGACGGTGGCCGCAGAACTGGTCGCCAATGCCATCACCCATTCGCACTCCTGGGTGGTCACTGTTGAGCTAAGAACCGCGCATGGGGTGGAGTTAGTCGTCACTGACGAAGGCGGGCGGCCTAGCCACCCACACCGCTGTGATGATGTCCTCGCCACTCATACGCATGGGCGTGGTCTTGCCATCGTTGATGCGCTTGCCAGCGCATGGGGCGTGAATGGTGATGAGCATGGCCGATCTGTGTGGGCCTGGTTCCTACCGCAGGAGCGAGCATGA
- a CDS encoding CHAT domain-containing tetratricopeptide repeat protein: MREQVLAAMRARLQRVEDTGDVSAVLEPEALRQTRELAHLLQEAPQDLDVRLVLGWCHWYGVLALPERDRHVAAQAAVETLTPCFLADVTPLPEELVPILAQAAAPTATRQLKQALGSTDPSLITNTVTVWQRIVQATPEDHPNRAVYLSNLGTALQTRFERTGALEDLDQAITALRGAVQVIPEDHPDRAASLSNLGNTLRVRFERTGALEDLDQAITALRGAVQVIPEDHPDRAVSLSNLGNTLRVRFERTGALEDLDQAITAGKQAVQATPEDHPDRAVSLSNLGNTLRVRFERTGALEDLDQAITAGKQAVQATPEDHPDRAVSLSNLGNTLGTRFQRTGSLEDLDQAITALRGAVQVTPEDHPNHATYLSHLGAALQIRFERTGVLEDLDQAITAGKQAVQATPEDHPDRAVSLSNLGAALRTRFERTGALEDLDQAITAGKQAVQATPEDHPDRATYLSHLSAALGIRFERVGTREDLDHAITVGKQAIQATPEDHPNRAMYLSHLGRTLQTRFEREGAQADRDAAVSAFTHAWKVTSAPPSWRIRIGRAAARLMGSSDPATAATLLHDAVELLPQVAPHQLRHGDQQYALSRFAGLADEAAAMALTDPHASPRERAERALGMLEAGRGVLLSQALETRGDLSDLYQQHPELAAQFVELRDLLDQPGHAPTEPRWPEAGITDWEAPTGPNADGTQSDARTPRGFGDRHRLAREFTETMERIRSLEGFATFGLVPAVEELTDQAHHGPLVVFTTSRERCDALLLTTAGITHLELPGLTEQIVADRTASFLQARSTALRAEDPSERVAAEQTLVQTLEWLWDAVTGPVLHALGYHDEPAEGSAWPRVWWVPGGVLGLLPLHAAGYHSDPAGSGRRTVIDRVISSYTPTVQALAYARRHTTDTTPASDDSALVVAMPTTPDLDGQAALPYAADEAAAARRHLPSATVLCTPDPDAADGDPTVVPTKARVLQRLPECAIAHFACHGTTDPDAPSHSRLLLSDHAQDPLTVASLGPVRLDEARLAYLSACNTAAIHDTDLLDEAIHVASAFQLAGFPHVVGTLWEINDRIAVTVADSFYTHLRGPNGNLDPDRAAYALHSAVRAVRDGADLPQGYDRTKVPSLWAAYLHTGA; the protein is encoded by the coding sequence GTGCGCGAGCAGGTGCTGGCCGCGATGCGAGCGCGGCTTCAACGGGTCGAAGACACCGGTGATGTCTCTGCGGTACTGGAACCGGAGGCGCTACGCCAGACTCGCGAGCTGGCCCACCTCCTGCAGGAGGCTCCCCAGGATCTCGACGTCCGGCTTGTTCTGGGGTGGTGCCACTGGTACGGAGTCTTAGCCTTGCCCGAACGCGACCGCCACGTCGCCGCCCAGGCCGCAGTAGAGACTCTCACCCCGTGCTTCCTCGCCGACGTGACCCCCCTACCCGAGGAGCTCGTACCTATACTCGCCCAGGCCGCAGCCCCGACCGCCACCCGTCAACTCAAGCAGGCACTGGGCTCCACCGACCCATCTCTGATCACCAACACGGTCACAGTGTGGCAACGCATCGTCCAGGCCACCCCCGAGGACCACCCCAACCGCGCCGTGTACCTGTCCAACCTCGGCACCGCACTGCAGACCCGATTCGAACGCACCGGCGCACTGGAGGACCTCGACCAGGCGATCACGGCCCTGCGAGGCGCGGTGCAGGTCATCCCCGAAGACCACCCCGACCGCGCCGCGTCCCTGTCCAACCTCGGCAACACACTGCGGGTCAGGTTCGAACGCACCGGCGCACTGGAGGACCTCGACCAGGCGATCACGGCCCTGCGAGGCGCGGTGCAGGTCATCCCCGAAGACCACCCCGACCGCGCCGTATCCCTGTCCAACCTCGGCAACACACTGCGGGTCAGGTTCGAACGCACCGGCGCACTGGAGGACCTCGACCAGGCGATCACGGCTGGCAAACAGGCCGTCCAGGCCACCCCCGAAGACCACCCCGACCGCGCCGTATCCCTGTCCAACCTCGGCAACACACTGCGGGTCAGGTTCGAACGCACCGGCGCACTGGAGGACCTCGACCAGGCGATCACGGCTGGCAAACAGGCCGTCCAGGCCACCCCCGAAGACCACCCCGACCGCGCCGTATCCCTGTCCAACCTCGGCAACACACTGGGGACCCGGTTCCAACGCACCGGCTCACTAGAGGACCTCGACCAGGCGATCACGGCCCTGCGAGGCGCGGTGCAGGTCACTCCCGAAGACCACCCCAACCACGCCACGTACCTGTCCCACCTCGGCGCAGCACTGCAGATCCGATTCGAACGCACCGGCGTACTGGAGGACCTTGACCAGGCGATCACGGCTGGCAAACAGGCCGTCCAGGCCACCCCCGAAGACCACCCCGACCGCGCCGTATCCCTGTCCAACCTCGGCGCAGCACTGCGAACCCGGTTCGAACGCACCGGCGCACTGGAGGACCTCGACCAGGCGATCACGGCTGGCAAACAGGCCGTCCAGGCCACCCCCGAAGACCACCCCGACCGCGCCACGTACCTGTCCCACCTCAGCGCAGCACTGGGGATCCGATTCGAACGCGTGGGGACGCGGGAGGACCTCGACCACGCGATCACCGTTGGCAAACAGGCCATCCAGGCCACCCCCGAGGACCACCCCAACCGCGCCATGTACCTGTCCCACCTCGGCCGCACACTGCAGACCCGGTTCGAACGGGAGGGTGCGCAGGCCGATCGGGACGCGGCGGTGTCGGCCTTCACTCATGCCTGGAAGGTGACCTCGGCGCCTCCCTCATGGAGGATCCGGATCGGGAGAGCGGCGGCGCGCCTGATGGGCTCCTCCGATCCGGCCACGGCGGCCACGTTGCTGCACGATGCGGTGGAGCTGTTGCCCCAAGTAGCCCCACACCAATTGAGGCACGGCGACCAGCAGTACGCGCTGAGCCGTTTCGCCGGGTTGGCGGACGAGGCTGCCGCGATGGCGCTGACCGATCCCCACGCGAGTCCGCGCGAGCGCGCCGAGCGGGCATTGGGGATGTTGGAGGCCGGGCGGGGCGTCCTGCTCAGTCAGGCCCTGGAAACCCGTGGCGACCTCAGCGACCTGTACCAGCAGCATCCCGAATTGGCGGCCCAATTCGTCGAGCTGCGCGATCTCCTCGACCAGCCCGGACACGCCCCCACCGAACCACGGTGGCCCGAGGCAGGCATCACCGACTGGGAAGCGCCCACCGGGCCAAACGCCGATGGCACACAGAGCGACGCCCGAACGCCGCGTGGGTTCGGCGACCGGCACCGTCTGGCCCGGGAGTTCACCGAGACTATGGAGCGCATCCGTTCTCTGGAGGGGTTTGCCACCTTCGGCCTAGTGCCCGCCGTGGAGGAACTCACCGACCAGGCCCACCACGGGCCGCTGGTGGTCTTCACCACCAGCCGCGAGCGATGTGACGCGCTGCTGCTCACCACCGCCGGGATCACCCACCTGGAACTGCCCGGACTGACAGAGCAGATCGTGGCGGATCGGACCGCTTCCTTCCTTCAGGCTCGCTCCACCGCTTTGCGGGCAGAAGATCCGTCCGAGCGGGTGGCCGCGGAGCAAACCCTGGTGCAGACGTTGGAATGGTTGTGGGATGCGGTGACCGGCCCGGTCCTGCACGCGTTGGGCTATCACGACGAACCCGCCGAAGGCAGTGCGTGGCCGCGGGTGTGGTGGGTACCCGGCGGGGTGCTGGGCCTGCTGCCCCTGCACGCCGCCGGCTACCACAGCGACCCGGCCGGATCGGGACGGCGCACGGTGATAGACCGGGTCATCTCCTCCTACACCCCCACAGTGCAGGCGCTGGCCTATGCCCGCCGCCACACCACCGACACCACCCCGGCATCGGACGATTCGGCGCTGGTCGTGGCCATGCCCACCACCCCCGACCTGGACGGTCAAGCGGCACTGCCGTACGCGGCCGACGAGGCCGCCGCAGCACGCCGCCACCTGCCCAGCGCCACCGTGCTGTGTACCCCCGACCCCGATGCGGCCGACGGCGACCCGACGGTAGTGCCCACCAAGGCCAGGGTCCTGCAGCGCCTACCCGAATGCGCGATCGCGCACTTCGCCTGCCACGGAACCACCGACCCCGACGCCCCCTCCCACAGCCGGCTCCTGCTCAGTGACCACGCCCAAGACCCGCTGACCGTGGCCAGCCTGGGCCCAGTCCGCCTGGATGAAGCCAGGCTGGCCTACCTCTCGGCGTGCAACACCGCAGCCATCCACGACACCGACCTCCTCGATGAAGCCATCCATGTAGCCTCAGCCTTCCAACTGGCCGGGTTCCCCCACGTCGTGGGCACCCTGTGGGAGATCAACGACCGCATCGCCGTCACCGTCGCCGACAGCTTCTACACCCACCTGCGCGGCCCCAACGGGAACCTGGATCCCGACCGGGCCGCCTACGCCCTCCATTCCGCCGTCCGCGCCGTCCGCGACGGAGCGGACCTACCCCAGGGATACGACCGGACCAAGGTGCCCTCACTATGGGCGGCCTACCTCCACACCGGGGCCTGA
- a CDS encoding C40 family peptidase, translating to MLKLIIGLGAAVIFIPVIISAAAIGTSAAPPAPTQVEGIDPVLLDAYTRGATYLDDAEGYDQCTGMRWSILAGIGEVESDHGATVDIDSSGDTAPPFIGPRLDGSGTGGNLTPHYDTDDGRWDDDDEYDRAVGVTQHLPANWADYGVDANDDGNADPHNVYDSVAATAVELCQSAGGDNVEFADEQDVREALYRYNPADWYVEDVMAEIEHYDSLPLEVLAEGGNKAGQQAVEWALDQRGKPYLWGGTGPDAFDCSGLTMRAWQEAGVDIPRVTTDQYQAGTRVSRDELQPGDLLFYNRGPDPQPGHVTMYVGDGQMINAPATGEVVRIDPIDMDYYASAFAGAVRPVEWPGTVLGWLGASLKRHAVERDVSGFVGSWRSLWVGWWGRVGGWPGVGG from the coding sequence ATGCTCAAACTCATAATCGGTCTTGGCGCCGCAGTCATCTTCATCCCCGTCATCATTTCCGCCGCAGCAATAGGAACCAGCGCCGCCCCTCCGGCCCCAACCCAGGTTGAGGGCATCGACCCGGTCTTACTGGACGCCTACACCCGCGGCGCCACCTACCTCGACGATGCCGAGGGCTACGACCAGTGCACCGGGATGCGATGGTCGATCCTCGCCGGCATCGGCGAAGTCGAGTCCGACCACGGCGCGACCGTCGACATTGACTCCTCCGGCGACACAGCCCCACCATTCATCGGACCGAGACTGGACGGCAGTGGGACCGGCGGCAATCTCACCCCGCATTACGACACCGACGACGGTCGGTGGGACGACGATGATGAGTACGACCGAGCGGTTGGCGTCACCCAGCACCTGCCCGCCAACTGGGCCGACTACGGCGTCGATGCCAACGATGATGGGAACGCCGACCCGCACAACGTCTACGACTCGGTGGCCGCCACAGCGGTTGAGCTGTGTCAAAGCGCTGGTGGCGACAACGTCGAGTTCGCCGACGAACAGGACGTGCGGGAAGCGCTGTATCGCTACAATCCCGCCGACTGGTACGTCGAGGACGTCATGGCCGAGATCGAGCACTACGACAGCCTGCCACTCGAGGTCCTCGCCGAAGGCGGGAACAAGGCTGGCCAGCAAGCCGTGGAGTGGGCACTCGACCAACGCGGCAAACCGTATCTATGGGGCGGCACCGGCCCCGACGCCTTCGACTGCTCGGGACTGACCATGCGTGCCTGGCAGGAAGCCGGCGTCGACATCCCGCGAGTGACCACCGACCAGTACCAGGCAGGCACCCGGGTCTCCCGCGACGAGCTCCAGCCCGGTGACCTGCTGTTCTACAACCGCGGCCCCGACCCACAACCCGGCCACGTCACCATGTATGTGGGAGACGGCCAGATGATCAACGCACCTGCGACTGGCGAGGTCGTACGTATCGACCCCATCGACATGGACTACTACGCCAGCGCATTCGCCGGGGCAGTTCGGCCGGTTGAATGGCCGGGGACAGTGTTGGGATGGCTAGGCGCTTCGCTCAAGCGGCACGCGGTGGAGCGCGATGTCAGCGGGTTCGTGGGTTCGTGGCGTTCACTGTGGGTGGGGTGGTGGGGGCGGGTGGGAGGCTGGCCTGGAGTCGGCGGGTGA
- a CDS encoding replication-relaxation family protein: MRLNPAERARIASRLTQRDYDILDALHTHRVLTTAHIGGLFFTTQTSRRARTRLLDLHRLSLIERFRPHRRNGSAPWHWVLAPAGAHILAQARNISIDDLGYRHDHVLSLAHSSRLSHTTGVLDCYVAALTIARITPHAALTTWWDERRCAVEWGEHTRPDAYARWHHNDTTIEAFLEYDTGTETLDRVSAKMTGYANLAAHSGLITPVLIVTKSDARESHLAARLRPVLTSDVPVRLTTHAQFTSTGPLGYIWRLASPSHDGRHRLLDLAHL, from the coding sequence ATGCGACTCAACCCAGCCGAGCGTGCCCGGATTGCCAGCCGCCTGACCCAACGTGACTACGACATCCTCGACGCGCTGCACACCCACCGGGTTCTGACCACCGCCCACATCGGTGGGCTATTTTTCACGACCCAAACGTCACGACGCGCCCGAACTCGCCTGCTTGACCTGCACCGCCTCTCGCTCATCGAGCGATTCCGTCCCCACCGCCGCAACGGGTCAGCACCATGGCACTGGGTACTCGCCCCAGCCGGCGCCCACATCCTCGCTCAGGCGCGCAACATCTCCATCGACGACCTGGGCTACCGCCATGACCATGTCCTTTCCCTCGCCCACTCCTCCCGCCTGTCGCACACCACAGGTGTACTCGACTGCTACGTCGCCGCCCTCACCATCGCCCGCATCACACCTCATGCCGCCCTCACCACCTGGTGGGACGAAAGGAGATGCGCGGTCGAATGGGGAGAGCACACACGCCCCGACGCCTACGCACGCTGGCACCACAACGACACCACCATCGAGGCATTCCTCGAGTACGACACCGGAACAGAAACCCTGGACCGGGTCTCCGCGAAGATGACCGGATACGCCAACCTGGCAGCACACAGCGGACTGATCACCCCCGTCTTGATCGTCACGAAAAGCGACGCCCGCGAATCCCATCTCGCCGCACGCCTCAGACCAGTGCTCACCAGCGACGTCCCAGTGCGACTGACAACCCACGCACAATTCACCAGCACCGGACCACTCGGATACATCTGGCGCCTGGCCAGCCCGTCACACGACGGTCGCCACCGACTCCTCGACCTCGCCCACCTGTGA